From Fulvivirga lutea:
TCTCTAAACTCTTTAATAATTTTCATAGAGGTTTAAATTAATAAAACCAGAGCTTAATGGCCAATGCTGTTACTGTGATCACCAAAATTCTTTTGATCCATTTATCTCCTTTTTTTACAGACCATCTGCTGGTTAACCAACCGCCAATAGCGTTTCCGGCTGCCAGAGTTAACCCATAAGTCCAGTTGATAACATCTTCATAAATAAATACAGCCACGGCAGATAATGTGTAGATTAAAGCAACAAATACTTTAGCGCTGTTCGTTTTTACTAAACTGAATCCGTTAATTCCTGTAAGTGCCGCTATCATTATAAAACCAACTCCAGCCTGAATAAAACCTCCATAAATTCCTACAAAAAAGAAAACAATAACACCCAGTACCTGAGCCTTAACACTCATATTTTCCTTGATTATAGTATTTGTTTTTTTTGAGTTAAAAACCGTGAGTAATACCACACCCACCATAACAATGGCAATTACTTTTTGGAAAATATCATCACTGAGATCGACAGATATCTTTGCGCCTATGATGGCACCCAGAAATGCTGAAAGTGCAATGTATAAACTGTATGGCCATGCATGTACACCTTTTGAACGAAAACCGGCAACTGCAAATAAATTTTGACTGATTATGCCAATTCTATTGGAGGCATTTGCAATGGTGGGAGGGAGGCCAAGAAATATTAATACTGGAAGTGACACCAAAGAACCTCCACCGGAAGTAACATTAAGAAAAGAGGCCAAAATGCCAGTACCTAATAATAATAGAGCCTCCCAAACAGTCATGCGCTAATCTACTATTTTGAATGGATTAGGAACAACTTTCATCTAATTAATCTATTTAAACATCGACTTGTTATAGTTTAGTAAAAGTATAATCAATGAGTAAATAAATACAGTAAAATGAAAAGTAAAACTGTTGTTGTAACGGGAGCGAATAGAGGTATAGGTAAGCAAATAGTAAAAGAATTGGCTGAAATGGGGCATCATCTGATTATTGCGGCAAGGGACAACAAATCTGGCAGCCAATTCGCTACTGAATTAAAAGACTCAGGATACCAAGTTGAGTTTAGGAAGTTGGATTTAGAAAACCCTGAGAGTATTCATGATTTCGCCAAAGGTTTATACACAGACTATGAAAAGATAGATGTGCTTATAAATAATGCCGCTGTGTTTTTAGACCAGGGAGAGAATGTGTTATCTGTTGCCATGGATACTGTTAGAAAAACCGTGCAGATAAATCTTTATGGCCCGATGGATTTAACTAAAACGCTCATTAATCTATTAAAAGGTAGTGAAGAAGGAAGGATAATAAATATTAGCAGTGAACTTGGAGCAATGATAGAGATGGCTGGTTTGCATCCTGCCTATCGGTTATCGAAAGTTGGTCTAAATGCTTTTACGAAAATAGCTGCCGATGATTTGTCAGAAACGAATATTAAAATAAACAGCATGTGCCCCGGTTGGGTTAAAACAGATATGGGAGGCAAAGGTGCTCAACGTTCTGTAGAACAAGGGGCAGATACAGCAGTGTGGTTAGCTACCGCTGAAGACATACCCAATGGAAAGTTTTTAAGGGATAGAAAAGAGATTGAATGGTAAAATCCAGAATGTACCGGATGTCGATTTATTTTACCAACTTACCATTCAGGCTCATCCAGCCCCCACCGTTATAAACCTCTTCAAACCCTTTAGATTTAAGTACACCTTTTGCTACGCCACTTCGCATTCCTGAGGCACAACAAGTAATAATAGGTTTCTTTTTATCTAATTGATTTAATTTTTTGTCTAGCTGATCTAATGGGATATTAATTGAATTTGCCACATGTCCACCGGCATATTCTGCGGCAGATCTTACATCTATAATAATGGCTCCTATTTCCACTAGTTCTTTGTAGTTAGTATTGGAGCCTCCGATTATTTTTTTAAGTGCGTCTATCATTTTTTAAAATTTAACTTTTACAATTTTAACGGTACTTAGAGAATTAGTTTGTAACAATAGTTACGCAATTGTCCTGGAATTAATTTTGTCAGCTTCCTAAAACATTGACGTTATTAAAACCACCTTCCACTTTAATCTGCAATTATAATTGGATATTGATTACTGAGTCAAGTTCTAGAATACTCTTGATTGGTTTATTGATTGATCTTAATTTGAAGGTATAGGTATCATCTTTCTTTATTTGCTCAGTACTTATGTTTTTAAAATCTGTTTCCTCAAAGATCGCTACTTTGTTATCAGGTAGTACAGCAAGAAGTTGATTTGAAACATTTGGATTATATGCAAATCTTATATTATCCTGAACGGGATATTTGATTACACTTTTACCGTTGATATAAGTAACGTGAAATACTGAAATATTATTAAAGTCATTTGGTACATCAAATTCGAAGTTCGCTGTAAATTGTAAACTACCAGCTTCTTTAATTAACCTATCCCAATTGTATAATCCGAATTTATTAATTTCAAAGCTTCTATATACATTAGCCTCTTGTTGTTTACGCTTTTTTTCTTTGTTGTAATTTGCTAGCTTTTTTGGAAGATATTGATTTATCAATTCTAAATCATTCTTGTCAAGATAGACATACGTATTAAATATTTTTTCTCCCTTCTTTAACTCAAGCTGATATATTGAGGACTTCAATTCGAAAAGGTTTTTTAAAACCAGATTATTATCGTTGCCTTTATAAAGTATTTGGCTAGAATCATATATTTCATAAATAGGTAATGAGCTGGTTGATAAAAGTAATTGACCATTCAGGTTATAATATTTACTTTTCTCCAAATCCATCTCAAATACCTTTATCATATTTGCATACTTTCTAGCATAGAAGTTATCATAAGTGCCTAATATTTTACTTTCAATTTCATTTCCTTCAACTGACCATAATCGAAAATACCCATCTTTGGAAAGGGTATAAAAAGTACTATCTGTTATAAAATCAGATGTAAATATTAAAGAATCCACCATTGTAAGATCTCTAATCATTTGACCTTTTAATGTGTAAAGCTTTTGTTGAGAATTACCCTCAAATAATAAGTAACTTTTTTTAGGTGATATCTTAATTGAATAATCATAAACATCACAATGAAGGCATATACCAGCATTTTTTATAGTCAATAAATTCTTTTCTTTACTTAGGTCATAAAGGCGAAATGTTGAATTAGGATGGCTGTAACCAGGAATTACGTTTTTTGGCAATGAATGGTAATTAGAATACATTTCAACAAATGGTAAAGCCTTAACTGTATTTGACCTGAAATCCCAAACCCGTGAATTGAAATTTTTACGACCTTCTTCCTCATAGGTATATTCTGTAACTAAAAGTTTATTTGTCCCATGAACCGATTTTATGGAATTGTAGTAGTTTTCATTTCTTTCCTTGTAATTAGTATTGATAATTAACTTTTGTTTTGAATTAATTGATTCATCTTTCATGTAATCCCATAATGTTAGTGTCCCATTTAATTCATGAATTAATAAAGTGTCAGGAGATAGACTTTCGATATTTCTATATTTACCTGGTCTCTCATTAAAAAGATTACCATCGAGATTGTAGATTTTAATCCCATCATAAGAATTTGTAACTAGTTTTTGATTTGGTGTAATTAGCCAATTTTCAATTATGCCTCTGTTATCATAACTGTCGTCAAAATTCAGATAAACATCTTTAATTAATTTCCCA
This genomic window contains:
- a CDS encoding sulfite exporter TauE/SafE family protein, with protein sequence MTVWEALLLLGTGILASFLNVTSGGGSLVSLPVLIFLGLPPTIANASNRIGIISQNLFAVAGFRSKGVHAWPYSLYIALSAFLGAIIGAKISVDLSDDIFQKVIAIVMVGVVLLTVFNSKKTNTIIKENMSVKAQVLGVIVFFFVGIYGGFIQAGVGFIMIAALTGINGFSLVKTNSAKVFVALIYTLSAVAVFIYEDVINWTYGLTLAAGNAIGGWLTSRWSVKKGDKWIKRILVITVTALAIKLWFY
- a CDS encoding SDR family oxidoreductase — translated: MKSKTVVVTGANRGIGKQIVKELAEMGHHLIIAARDNKSGSQFATELKDSGYQVEFRKLDLENPESIHDFAKGLYTDYEKIDVLINNAAVFLDQGENVLSVAMDTVRKTVQINLYGPMDLTKTLINLLKGSEEGRIINISSELGAMIEMAGLHPAYRLSKVGLNAFTKIAADDLSETNIKINSMCPGWVKTDMGGKGAQRSVEQGADTAVWLATAEDIPNGKFLRDRKEIEW
- a CDS encoding rhodanese-like domain-containing protein → MIDALKKIIGGSNTNYKELVEIGAIIIDVRSAAEYAGGHVANSINIPLDQLDKKLNQLDKKKPIITCCASGMRSGVAKGVLKSKGFEEVYNGGGWMSLNGKLVK
- a CDS encoding WD40 repeat domain-containing protein, with the translated sequence MKFNLVYLIFLFIYISACDDKKDASNLQQINPPFNGFNVKSNSVQIDPNIHQIARFENGVSLDIPANTFIKADGSAITNKVTIEIKSYNSVSEIIASGIPMTFNHNDEVFNFESAGMFDIRGTSDGEPIFIKEGSKLNIHYPSTANGDFDFFYFNEESTSDSIMAGQWKKLTDVQANINAVDTTKIIDNFNLKFASKEYPELAPLEDIKWKLATNYANPKSNENNWVLKENWSSLSISQPKYGFGKTLINEKIYSNNDSWFTNNIKTIKNGSFIIIPEETKINIWNRSGDFIRSIPKSESSYGGYYDNFEIWEDNYIVINGKNGLFLFNHIGEFICRFDFSYGYEIIPSYKRVISQINYDKSHIRIQGFDGKLIKDVYLNFDDSYDNRGIIENWLITPNQKLVTNSYDGIKIYNLDGNLFNERPGKYRNIESLSPDTLLIHELNGTLTLWDYMKDESINSKQKLIINTNYKERNENYYNSIKSVHGTNKLLVTEYTYEEEGRKNFNSRVWDFRSNTVKALPFVEMYSNYHSLPKNVIPGYSHPNSTFRLYDLSKEKNLLTIKNAGICLHCDVYDYSIKISPKKSYLLFEGNSQQKLYTLKGQMIRDLTMVDSLIFTSDFITDSTFYTLSKDGYFRLWSVEGNEIESKILGTYDNFYARKYANMIKVFEMDLEKSKYYNLNGQLLLSTSSLPIYEIYDSSQILYKGNDNNLVLKNLFELKSSIYQLELKKGEKIFNTYVYLDKNDLELINQYLPKKLANYNKEKKRKQQEANVYRSFEINKFGLYNWDRLIKEAGSLQFTANFEFDVPNDFNNISVFHVTYINGKSVIKYPVQDNIRFAYNPNVSNQLLAVLPDNKVAIFEETDFKNISTEQIKKDDTYTFKLRSINKPIKSILELDSVINIQL